A portion of the Rhodospirillaceae bacterium genome contains these proteins:
- the rpmD gene encoding 50S ribosomal protein L30 has protein sequence MAGSKKTLKVTQIGSPIGRTKDQRGTLVGLGLNKMHKTRELEDTPAVRGMINKIQHLVRVEEAG, from the coding sequence ATGGCTGGCAGCAAAAAAACATTAAAGGTCACCCAGATCGGGAGCCCGATTGGGCGGACCAAGGACCAGCGTGGGACCCTGGTGGGTCTCGGTTTGAACAAAATGCACAAGACCCGTGAGTTGGAAGATACCCCAGCTGTTCGCGGCATGATTAATAAGATTCAACACCTGGTTCGGGTCGAGGAAGCCGGTTAA
- a CDS encoding 50S ribosomal protein L15, translated as MRLNEISDNKGATRDRKRVGRGMASGTGKTSGSGQKGQKSRSGVSLLGFEGGQMPLYRRLPKRGFNNIFRKEFAEVNVGQIQTAIDAKKLDAKGVVTHDILVAAGLIKGSNDGVKLLGNGEIKSKVSLEVTGASKSAIAAVEKAGGTVTVIDAGPSSAEKAAAKKDKGEAGARSKAIHDGSAQRPKVAKAKAKA; from the coding sequence ATGAGACTGAACGAAATTAGTGATAACAAAGGTGCGACCAGAGACCGGAAACGGGTTGGTCGCGGCATGGCATCAGGCACCGGAAAAACGTCTGGTAGCGGCCAAAAAGGTCAAAAATCCCGGAGCGGCGTTTCGTTGCTCGGATTTGAAGGCGGCCAGATGCCTTTGTATCGGCGTCTTCCAAAGCGCGGCTTCAACAACATTTTCCGGAAAGAATTTGCCGAAGTAAATGTTGGCCAAATTCAGACCGCAATTGACGCTAAGAAATTGGACGCCAAAGGCGTTGTCACTCACGATATCTTGGTTGCAGCGGGCCTTATCAAAGGCAGCAACGACGGCGTTAAGCTGCTCGGCAACGGTGAAATCAAGAGCAAGGTAAGCCTCGAAGTTACGGGCGCCTCCAAGAGTGCAATTGCTGCGGTCGAAAAAGCTGGTGGCACGGTGACGGTTATCGATGCTGGTCCATCTTCGGCTGAAAAAGCGGCGGCAAAGAAAGATAAGGGGGAAGCGGGTGCTAGGTCTAAGGCGATCCATGATGGCAGCGCCCAGCGCCCGAAGGTTGCGAAAGCAAAGGCGAAAGCCTAA
- the secY gene encoding preprotein translocase subunit SecY: MASAAEQLAANINFSAFSKATELKKRIWFTLGALIVYRLGTYIPLPGIDANVLKDFFQQNSGGIMGMFDMFAGGALSRMTIFALNIMPYISASIIMQLMTAVSPSLEALKKEGESGRKKINQYTRYGTVLITAMQAYGISVGLEGMSTSQGSAVMDPGAFFRFTTVVTLIGGTMFLMWLGEQITARGVGNGISLIIFAGIVANLPSALAGTVELGRTGALSTLFIVFLLAMSVGVIYFIVFVERAQRRIIVQYPKRQQGNRMTQGETSHLPLKLNTSGVIPPIFASSLLLMPVTVMQLSAGTGPEWLQILNAYMGRGQPAYLIIYISLIVFFAFFYTAVVFNPTETADNLKKYGGFVPGIRPGKNTSEYLDRVLTRLTVIGAAYLALVCLLPEILISKYSVPFYFGGTSLLIVVSVTIDTVAQVQSHLLAHQYEGLIKKSKLRGRRG; this comes from the coding sequence ATGGCTTCGGCTGCGGAACAATTAGCTGCTAATATTAACTTCAGTGCCTTCTCAAAGGCGACGGAACTGAAGAAACGCATCTGGTTTACCTTGGGCGCGCTGATTGTTTATCGATTGGGGACCTATATCCCGTTGCCGGGAATTGATGCCAACGTTCTGAAAGACTTCTTCCAGCAGAATTCTGGCGGCATCATGGGCATGTTCGATATGTTCGCCGGCGGTGCTTTAAGCCGCATGACGATCTTTGCGTTGAACATCATGCCTTATATTTCCGCGTCGATTATCATGCAGTTGATGACGGCGGTTTCGCCAAGCCTTGAAGCCTTGAAAAAAGAAGGCGAATCCGGCAGGAAGAAGATCAACCAATATACCCGATACGGCACAGTTTTAATCACCGCCATGCAAGCCTATGGAATTTCCGTCGGTCTTGAAGGCATGAGCACGAGCCAAGGCTCTGCGGTGATGGATCCCGGTGCATTCTTCCGCTTCACAACGGTTGTGACGCTGATTGGCGGCACGATGTTCCTGATGTGGCTGGGTGAACAGATCACTGCGCGGGGCGTCGGTAACGGCATTTCCCTGATTATTTTTGCAGGCATTGTTGCGAACTTGCCGAGTGCGTTGGCGGGAACGGTCGAATTAGGTCGGACGGGCGCATTATCGACACTGTTCATCGTCTTCCTGTTGGCAATGTCAGTCGGTGTAATTTACTTCATCGTTTTTGTCGAGCGAGCCCAGCGACGAATTATTGTTCAGTATCCGAAACGCCAGCAAGGCAATCGGATGACACAGGGCGAAACTTCGCATTTGCCGTTGAAGCTCAATACGTCCGGCGTGATCCCGCCAATTTTCGCGAGTTCTTTGCTGTTGATGCCGGTAACGGTGATGCAGTTGTCGGCGGGCACTGGGCCTGAATGGCTACAGATTCTTAACGCTTATATGGGGCGAGGTCAGCCAGCTTATCTGATAATTTATATCTCACTGATTGTGTTCTTTGCCTTCTTCTACACCGCTGTGGTTTTCAACCCGACGGAGACTGCGGATAATTTGAAGAAGTACGGCGGCTTTGTGCCGGGAATTCGACCGGGCAAAAATACATCTGAGTATCTCGACAGAGTGTTGACCCGCCTAACTGTTATAGGTGCCGCCTATTTGGCTCTGGTCTGCTTGTTGCCGGAAATTCTTATTTCTAAGTATTCGGTGCCGTTCTATTTCGGTGGTACGAGTTTGCTAATTGTTGTTTCGGTGACCATTGATACGGTTGCGCAGGTTCAGTCGCATTTGCTGGCGCATCAGTACGAGGGTCTGATCAAGAAATCCAAGCTAAGGGGTAGAAGGGGATGA